The proteins below come from a single Agrococcus beijingensis genomic window:
- a CDS encoding transglutaminaseTgpA domain-containing protein translates to MKQDQLLPRPLRHAAIDCAAIFVVLLAATLSFGPVFGGTAYLAAGIGGTLLGIAVGVVTSLKPLRGWLMTAAGFVLALVLFGPALAVPRTTIAGFIPTLEGWRELLLGVVFSWKGLLTAEPPAEGFPSLLVVPFLTTLLCATLATVLALRLRRGAPFAMLPAVVALIVGISFGTKIAFWPTVLGAVVAGAILAWCAWRRATWRTDLNDEVEVTNDTRLRARARKQRSRGAVAMIAGAMIVAALISIPVQPQSRAVLRDTVEPPIELAEYPSPLAGYRNWPKNFDDSTLLTVSGMPADGRLRLATFDYYDGTVFAVAGSQETSGSGSFARIGDEVLVQQSGAPATVRVEVQDYSGIWVPDVGYMQSLRFEGDRAGDLQGSLHYNGQTGTAIALDGLGAGDAYELQAIVPAQPAQEELEGVPITRVSVPAPALVPDLLQAWVSEHGANGQNSFENLEAMLRLMNNGSFSHGLEDDTIPSLAGHGASRIQGMFEQEVLVGDDEQYATAFALALSRINVPSRVVMGMYPDDGFTGGGEPVELTGGDMHAWVEVPFEGYGWVRFDPAPPEDNDQIQPEPEPQPEPKPQVLQPPQPPEEPAEMSPDTVADEGQEEDDEEPADTSWMLWLWIGGGTLLLLFLLLLPFLVVGALKAARRRKRQRAERGSDRLSGGWHEVVDEAVDLGLPVPAGVTRREVARVVEDRYPRSRATEIGDYVDEGVFGPGEPDAADVDAFWLDVEQSVKGMRSEATGRRRLLGRLSMRSFARRRQERRRR, encoded by the coding sequence GTGAAGCAGGATCAGCTGCTGCCGCGACCGCTGCGGCACGCCGCCATCGACTGCGCGGCGATCTTCGTCGTGCTGCTGGCGGCGACGCTCTCGTTCGGCCCCGTGTTCGGCGGCACCGCCTACCTCGCAGCCGGCATCGGCGGCACGCTGCTCGGCATCGCGGTCGGCGTCGTCACCTCGCTGAAGCCCCTGCGCGGCTGGCTCATGACCGCGGCCGGCTTCGTGCTCGCGCTCGTGCTCTTCGGCCCGGCGCTCGCCGTGCCCCGCACCACGATCGCGGGCTTCATCCCCACGCTCGAGGGCTGGCGCGAGCTGCTGCTCGGCGTCGTCTTCTCGTGGAAGGGCCTGCTGACGGCGGAGCCGCCCGCGGAGGGCTTCCCGAGCCTGCTGGTGGTGCCCTTCCTCACCACGCTGCTGTGCGCCACGCTCGCGACGGTGCTGGCGCTGCGGCTGCGGCGCGGCGCGCCCTTCGCGATGCTGCCGGCCGTCGTCGCGCTGATCGTCGGCATCAGCTTCGGCACCAAGATCGCGTTCTGGCCGACCGTGCTCGGCGCGGTCGTGGCGGGCGCGATCCTGGCCTGGTGCGCGTGGCGCCGCGCGACGTGGCGCACCGACCTGAACGACGAGGTCGAGGTGACCAACGACACGCGGCTCCGCGCACGGGCGCGCAAGCAGCGCTCGCGCGGCGCGGTCGCGATGATCGCCGGGGCGATGATCGTCGCCGCCCTGATCAGCATCCCGGTGCAGCCCCAGAGCCGGGCCGTGCTGCGCGACACGGTCGAGCCGCCGATCGAGCTGGCCGAGTACCCGAGCCCCCTGGCCGGCTACCGCAACTGGCCCAAGAACTTCGACGACTCGACGCTGCTGACCGTCAGCGGCATGCCCGCCGACGGCCGGCTCCGGCTCGCGACCTTCGACTACTACGACGGCACCGTGTTCGCGGTCGCCGGCTCGCAGGAGACGAGCGGCTCGGGCTCGTTCGCGCGCATCGGCGACGAGGTGCTCGTGCAGCAGTCGGGCGCCCCGGCGACCGTGCGCGTCGAGGTGCAGGACTACTCGGGCATCTGGGTGCCCGACGTCGGCTACATGCAGTCGCTGCGCTTCGAGGGCGACCGGGCCGGCGACCTCCAGGGGTCGCTGCACTACAACGGCCAGACCGGCACGGCGATCGCGCTCGACGGGCTGGGCGCGGGCGATGCCTACGAGCTGCAGGCGATCGTGCCCGCGCAGCCCGCCCAGGAGGAGCTCGAGGGCGTGCCGATCACCAGGGTCTCGGTGCCCGCGCCGGCGCTCGTGCCCGATCTGCTGCAGGCCTGGGTGTCCGAGCACGGCGCCAACGGCCAGAACAGCTTCGAGAACCTCGAGGCGATGCTGCGGCTGATGAACAACGGCAGCTTCAGCCACGGCCTCGAGGACGACACGATCCCCTCGCTCGCCGGCCACGGCGCCTCGCGCATCCAGGGCATGTTCGAGCAGGAGGTGCTGGTCGGCGACGACGAGCAGTACGCCACCGCGTTCGCGCTCGCGCTCTCGCGCATCAACGTGCCCTCGCGCGTCGTGATGGGCATGTACCCGGACGACGGCTTCACCGGCGGAGGCGAGCCCGTCGAGCTCACCGGCGGCGACATGCACGCCTGGGTCGAGGTGCCGTTCGAGGGCTACGGCTGGGTGCGCTTCGACCCCGCGCCGCCGGAGGACAACGACCAGATCCAGCCCGAGCCCGAACCGCAGCCCGAGCCGAAGCCGCAGGTGCTCCAGCCGCCGCAGCCGCCGGAGGAGCCGGCGGAGATGTCGCCCGACACCGTCGCCGACGAGGGCCAGGAGGAGGACGACGAGGAGCCCGCCGACACCTCGTGGATGCTCTGGCTGTGGATCGGCGGCGGCACGCTGCTGCTGCTCTTCCTGCTGCTGCTGCCGTTCCTGGTGGTGGGCGCCCTGAAGGCCGCGCGTCGCCGCAAGCGCCAGCGCGCGGAGCGCGGCAGCGACCGCCTCTCCGGCGGCTGGCACGAGGTGGTCGACGAGGCCGTCGACCTCGGCCTGCCGGTGCCGGCGGGCGTCACCCGGCGCGAGGTCGCCCGGGTGGTGGAGGATCGCTACCCTCGGTCGAGAGCCACCGAGATCGGCGACTACGTCGACGAGGGCGTGTTCGGTCCGGGCGAGCCGGACGCGGCTGACGTCGACGCGTTCTGGCTCGATGTCGAGCAGAGCGTCAAGGGGATGCGCTCGGAGGCCACCGGGCGCCGGCGCCTGCTGGGCAGGCTGTCGATGAGATCGTTCGCCAGGCGGCGGCAGGAGCGGAGGCGACGATGA
- a CDS encoding RDD family protein: MIWEIDEGRKVVEGLDDHGRPDPAYAAALGLRPAPLGRRALASLIEFAFWALLQVPYWLLALPTLLKAATGAIQPYGLVTHPDFVWIVVGTAVSGVLSLAFVIVQLVLHGRKGVTLGKAFTGIRSIHVATLERPGIGKALLRGVLLHLGFLVPVVGPALLFSSVFFDGEQRGRGWLDKAAGTWFVDVRTGLDPYHEKKMRIARKTVQAEPEGSKSQLPSLATPADSQALGYRPGARISSGVVGAARPQQPAPGQVGLETHQPDPAPSHTVPGMPAGGARLGGYRPGQLSGLVDSVPGRERPAAPAEPQPAEERPAHDRPTQHGWQQAPPPLSSAPTYAPPPSPPRYAAAQASPVDEHTIVEPDGDDFAPADVAPSAATALPPAPQAGPAEEVDDSTVRRVEVAGLDDDLEATRARPGSRRVVATLAFDTGDRFAITGAALIGRNPSPSAGEVIEHLLPIADDTRSISKTHLLLTADPLAAIDRASTNGSSVVRAGAESRLAPGTPFALQPGDLVRFGDRSFQVEEAS; the protein is encoded by the coding sequence ATGATCTGGGAGATCGATGAGGGCCGGAAGGTCGTCGAGGGCCTCGACGACCACGGCCGTCCGGATCCCGCCTACGCCGCGGCGCTCGGCCTGCGGCCCGCGCCGCTCGGCCGCCGCGCGCTCGCGTCGCTGATCGAGTTCGCCTTCTGGGCGCTGCTGCAGGTGCCGTACTGGCTGCTCGCGCTGCCCACGCTGCTGAAGGCGGCGACCGGAGCCATCCAGCCCTACGGCCTCGTCACGCATCCCGACTTCGTCTGGATCGTCGTGGGCACCGCCGTCTCCGGCGTGCTGTCGCTCGCGTTCGTGATCGTGCAGCTCGTGCTCCACGGCCGCAAGGGCGTGACGCTCGGCAAGGCGTTCACCGGCATCCGCTCGATCCACGTCGCGACGCTCGAGCGGCCCGGCATCGGCAAGGCGCTGCTGCGCGGCGTGCTGCTGCACCTGGGCTTCCTCGTGCCGGTGGTCGGTCCGGCGCTGCTGTTCTCGTCGGTCTTCTTCGACGGCGAGCAGCGCGGCCGCGGCTGGCTCGACAAGGCGGCGGGGACGTGGTTCGTCGACGTGCGCACCGGCCTGGATCCGTATCACGAGAAGAAGATGCGGATCGCGCGCAAGACGGTGCAGGCCGAGCCCGAGGGCTCGAAGTCGCAGCTGCCGTCGCTGGCCACGCCGGCCGACAGCCAGGCGCTCGGCTACCGTCCCGGCGCGCGCATCAGCTCGGGCGTCGTGGGCGCTGCGCGACCGCAGCAGCCCGCCCCGGGGCAGGTCGGTCTCGAGACGCACCAGCCCGACCCTGCTCCCTCGCACACGGTTCCCGGCATGCCCGCCGGGGGTGCGCGACTGGGCGGCTACCGACCCGGGCAGCTGAGCGGCCTGGTCGACAGCGTGCCCGGCCGTGAGCGCCCAGCAGCGCCGGCCGAGCCGCAGCCGGCCGAGGAGCGCCCGGCCCACGATCGCCCGACCCAGCACGGCTGGCAGCAGGCGCCGCCACCGCTGTCGTCGGCGCCGACGTATGCCCCGCCGCCGTCGCCGCCGCGCTACGCCGCTGCGCAGGCGAGCCCAGTCGACGAGCACACGATCGTGGAGCCCGACGGCGACGACTTCGCCCCGGCGGACGTCGCCCCCAGTGCTGCGACGGCGCTGCCGCCCGCGCCGCAGGCCGGGCCGGCCGAGGAGGTCGACGACAGCACCGTGCGCCGCGTCGAGGTCGCCGGGCTCGACGACGACCTCGAGGCGACGCGGGCGCGACCGGGCTCGCGACGGGTCGTTGCGACGCTGGCCTTCGACACCGGCGACCGCTTCGCGATCACCGGCGCGGCGCTGATCGGCCGCAACCCCTCGCCCAGCGCCGGCGAGGTGATCGAGCACCTGCTGCCGATCGCCGACGACACCCGCTCGATCTCGAAGACGCACCTGCTGCTCACCGCCGACCCGCTCGCCGCCATCGACCGGGCGTCCACGAACGGCTCGAGCGTCGTGCGCGCCGGCGCCGAGTCGCGGCTGGCGCCCGGCACGCCGTTCGCGCTGCAGCCCGGCGACCTCGTGCGCTTCGGCGACCGCTCGTTCCAGGTCGAGGAGGCCTCGTGA
- a CDS encoding PP2C family protein-serine/threonine phosphatase gives MSTVGEFRFSHPSISLRWAGTTHTGMRRTVNEDSVFASFPVFVVADGMGGHASGDVASALAVEAFRSLKGRTLADVECVESAIEHAFASVQERSLGEPIGGTTLSGAVLVDVAGVAHWLILNIGDSRTYLYDAGSLEQITVDHSVVQEMVEAGALRRADARRHPHRNVITRALGPGERQPADVWLRPAERGQRLIVCSDGLTGEVDDHEIGEILGDVSSPAAVAALLLRRALDAGAPDNVTVVVVDVDAVALSDEELFDTHVHSLDDTIPREALP, from the coding sequence GTGAGCACCGTCGGCGAGTTCCGCTTCAGCCATCCGTCGATCTCGCTCCGCTGGGCGGGCACGACCCATACCGGCATGCGCCGCACGGTGAACGAGGATTCCGTCTTCGCCTCGTTCCCGGTGTTCGTCGTCGCCGACGGCATGGGCGGCCACGCCTCGGGCGACGTCGCGAGCGCGCTCGCGGTCGAGGCGTTCCGCAGCCTCAAGGGCCGCACGCTCGCCGACGTCGAATGCGTCGAGAGCGCGATCGAGCACGCCTTCGCGAGCGTGCAGGAGCGCTCGCTCGGCGAGCCGATCGGCGGCACGACGCTCTCGGGGGCGGTGCTGGTCGACGTCGCGGGGGTCGCGCACTGGCTGATCCTGAACATCGGCGACTCCCGCACCTACCTCTACGACGCGGGCAGCCTCGAGCAGATCACGGTCGACCACTCGGTGGTGCAGGAGATGGTCGAGGCCGGCGCGCTCCGCCGAGCCGACGCGCGCCGTCACCCGCATCGCAACGTCATCACGCGCGCCCTCGGCCCCGGCGAGCGCCAGCCGGCAGACGTCTGGCTGCGGCCCGCCGAGCGCGGGCAGCGCCTGATCGTCTGCTCCGACGGGCTGACGGGCGAGGTCGACGACCACGAGATCGGCGAGATCCTCGGCGACGTCTCGTCGCCGGCCGCGGTCGCCGCGCTGCTGCTGCGCCGCGCGCTCGACGCGGGCGCGCCCGACAACGTCACGGTCGTCGTCGTCGACGTCGACGCTGTGGCACTCTCCGACGAGGAGCTGTTCGACACGCACGTGCACAGCCTCGACGACACGATCCCGAGGGAGGCGCTGCCATGA
- a CDS encoding FHA domain-containing protein, which yields MSARIEYAPGEAWCVAAGRTVLVCERDLTPARARALHATIAAVASTDALREVLDGEPSALIGLVDLSDGRVLLRRHGVPATADGSGLPDRFGADWSLDEISADGSVAAGGLGSLDGETLPFEGGVVRVSAVRVAPGRADASTPSPAPVPVSEMPAEEPRFGTFGQTLPPAAAADARAAASAPGADVSPELVPTVPEPEPVAVTRPVAVERALESTPGVSDTGSPIGGLIDSVPGFIKPAADVRELQPEAPVAPAASPPAPEPAPAAGDFGDHDGLTITAEQARRLHAERAQRAGAQPPEEQDAAPTAAAPTAAAPATGPLVLSTLCPNGHVNAPGTTTCIRCGSAIDEGSAAQRRRPEVAVAVLVSGERIPLGRGVVIGRRPRSRRVEDGRVPRLITVDSPGEDISRSHLELRVDDWNLVAVDLSSTNGTLLLREGSAPQRLRPEASTILQLGDRLDLGDGQVVTIESAP from the coding sequence ATGAGCGCACGCATCGAGTACGCACCGGGCGAGGCCTGGTGCGTCGCCGCCGGCCGCACGGTGCTCGTGTGCGAGCGCGATCTGACGCCCGCCCGCGCTCGCGCGCTGCACGCGACCATCGCCGCGGTCGCGTCGACCGACGCGCTGCGCGAGGTGCTCGACGGCGAGCCCTCGGCGCTCATCGGCCTCGTCGACCTGAGCGACGGCCGGGTGCTGCTGCGCCGGCACGGCGTGCCCGCGACCGCCGACGGCTCCGGCCTCCCTGACCGCTTCGGCGCCGACTGGTCGCTCGACGAGATCTCGGCCGACGGCTCGGTCGCCGCGGGCGGCCTCGGCTCGCTCGACGGCGAGACGCTGCCGTTCGAGGGCGGCGTGGTGCGGGTGTCGGCCGTGCGCGTGGCACCCGGCAGGGCGGATGCGTCGACGCCGTCGCCCGCACCGGTCCCCGTCTCCGAGATGCCCGCGGAGGAGCCGCGCTTCGGCACCTTCGGGCAGACGCTGCCGCCCGCCGCGGCCGCGGATGCCCGCGCGGCGGCATCGGCCCCCGGCGCGGACGTGTCCCCCGAGCTCGTCCCCACCGTGCCGGAGCCGGAGCCGGTCGCGGTGACACGCCCCGTCGCGGTCGAGCGTGCGCTCGAGTCGACGCCTGGCGTCAGCGACACCGGCAGCCCGATCGGCGGTCTCATCGACTCGGTGCCCGGCTTCATCAAGCCGGCGGCCGACGTGCGCGAGCTGCAGCCCGAGGCGCCGGTCGCGCCCGCGGCGTCGCCGCCGGCGCCCGAGCCCGCGCCCGCCGCAGGCGACTTCGGCGACCACGACGGCCTGACCATCACCGCCGAGCAGGCACGGCGGCTGCACGCGGAGCGGGCACAGCGGGCCGGCGCCCAGCCGCCCGAGGAGCAGGACGCAGCGCCGACCGCAGCAGCGCCGACCGCAGCAGCGCCGGCTACGGGCCCGCTGGTGCTCTCGACGCTGTGCCCTAACGGCCACGTCAACGCGCCCGGCACGACGACCTGCATCCGCTGCGGCTCCGCGATCGACGAGGGCTCCGCCGCGCAGCGCCGCCGCCCAGAGGTCGCGGTCGCCGTGCTCGTCTCCGGCGAGCGCATCCCGCTCGGCCGCGGCGTCGTGATCGGCCGCCGCCCCCGCTCGCGCCGCGTCGAGGACGGCCGCGTGCCGCGCCTCATCACCGTCGACAGCCCGGGCGAGGACATCTCGCGCAGCCACCTCGAGCTGCGCGTCGACGACTGGAACCTGGTGGCCGTCGACCTCAGCTCGACCAACGGCACGCTGCTGCTGCGCGAGGGCTCGGCACCGCAGCGGCTGCGCCCCGAGGCGTCGACGATCCTGCAGCTCGGCGACCGCCTCGACCTCGGCGACGGCCAGGTCGTCACGATCGAGTCGGCGCCGTGA
- a CDS encoding serine/threonine-protein kinase has product MSPKRAPSAPPELPGYDYVSLLGSGGFADVFLYEQLLPARRVAIKVLLPDAVNRELIENFRHEANVMAQLTTHPSIVTIYGAAVAPDGRPYLAMEYCSKPNLGVRYRRERFAVPEVLSLGVQIAGAVETAHRAGILHRDIKPANILVTAYNRPALTDFGIATSSGGSDDSSGMSIPWSPPEAFETPPRSSPASDVFSLGATLFTLLAGRTPFELPGGSNTSVDLIDRIGRGDIAPLARHDVPARLESVLASAMDPDPSRRYPSAMAFGRALQQVEAEMALPVTPLDVLDDSVEAGAVDEEDGGATRIRGVVSIDPHAGEQPRFAPMPGMAGAAPDATIRRARPGETADASAPVAAPVAVAPASRRRSWATAVGAGLVVLVGGGIVWMALSTAQPQQAANPSQTIAAPAAPQRPPAPINVVGTVTGDSVEFTWVNAQPQEGDQFQYRYERSDGDPMISTVPLESVVVPRDADGESCVLVTLVRSDGRSSNDTRGCVSG; this is encoded by the coding sequence GTGAGCCCGAAGCGCGCCCCGTCCGCCCCGCCCGAGCTGCCCGGTTACGACTACGTCTCGCTGCTGGGCTCGGGCGGCTTCGCCGACGTCTTCCTCTACGAGCAGCTGCTGCCCGCGCGCAGGGTCGCGATCAAGGTGCTGCTGCCCGATGCCGTCAACCGCGAGCTGATCGAGAACTTCCGGCACGAGGCCAACGTGATGGCGCAGCTGACGACGCATCCGTCGATCGTCACGATCTACGGCGCCGCGGTCGCGCCCGACGGCCGCCCCTACCTCGCCATGGAGTACTGCTCCAAGCCCAACCTCGGCGTGCGCTACCGGCGCGAGCGCTTCGCGGTGCCCGAGGTGCTCTCGCTCGGCGTGCAGATCGCCGGCGCGGTCGAGACCGCCCACCGCGCGGGCATCCTGCACCGCGACATCAAGCCGGCCAACATCCTCGTCACCGCCTACAACCGTCCGGCGCTCACCGACTTCGGCATCGCCACCTCCTCCGGCGGCAGCGACGACTCGAGCGGCATGTCGATCCCGTGGTCACCGCCCGAGGCGTTCGAGACGCCGCCCAGGTCGAGCCCCGCATCCGACGTCTTCTCGCTCGGGGCGACCCTGTTCACGCTGCTCGCCGGCCGCACGCCGTTCGAGCTGCCGGGCGGCAGCAACACGAGCGTCGACCTCATCGACCGCATCGGCCGCGGCGACATCGCGCCGCTCGCCAGGCACGACGTGCCCGCGCGGCTCGAGTCGGTGCTCGCGTCCGCGATGGATCCCGACCCCTCCCGCCGCTACCCGAGCGCGATGGCGTTCGGCCGCGCGCTGCAGCAGGTCGAGGCCGAGATGGCGCTGCCCGTCACACCGCTCGACGTGCTCGACGACTCGGTCGAGGCCGGGGCCGTCGACGAGGAGGACGGCGGCGCGACCCGCATCCGCGGCGTCGTCTCGATCGACCCGCACGCCGGCGAGCAGCCGCGCTTCGCGCCGATGCCCGGCATGGCGGGCGCCGCGCCCGACGCCACGATCCGCCGTGCCCGGCCGGGTGAGACGGCGGATGCGTCGGCACCGGTGGCCGCGCCCGTCGCGGTCGCGCCGGCCTCCCGGAGGCGTTCCTGGGCGACCGCGGTCGGCGCGGGGCTCGTGGTGCTGGTGGGCGGCGGCATCGTCTGGATGGCGCTGTCGACCGCGCAGCCGCAGCAGGCCGCGAACCCCTCCCAGACGATCGCCGCGCCGGCAGCGCCGCAGCGGCCGCCCGCGCCCATCAACGTGGTCGGCACGGTGACGGGCGACTCGGTCGAGTTCACCTGGGTGAACGCGCAGCCGCAGGAGGGCGACCAGTTCCAGTACCGGTACGAGCGCAGCGACGGCGACCCGATGATCTCGACGGTGCCGCTCGAGTCGGTGGTCGTGCCGCGCGACGCCGACGGCGAGTCGTGCGTGCTGGTGACGCTCGTGCGCTCCGACGGGCGCTCCTCGAACGACACCCGGGGGTGCGTCAGTGGCTGA